From the Musa acuminata AAA Group cultivar baxijiao chromosome BXJ3-1, Cavendish_Baxijiao_AAA, whole genome shotgun sequence genome, the window GTATAACAAGTATAGCGTTACTTAGGCTTCATTCGCAATAATAAGTGAAAAAAGCTGCATCATGGAAATCATGCCAATGTATCTCCAATTAGTCACATTGCTAGTTGTACTTATAATAGCACTTACATATTTTcccaaaattattttagatacctCAACTCACATAAGCAAATTCCACGAAATACTGAGATAAGTACGGGTTTCATTTCCGATAATAAGGAAAAAGAGTGACATCATGAAAACCAGAATCGATAAAAATGTGCATATCCATGCCACTATATCTCCCATTAGACATATTGCTAATTGTACTTGTACCAGCCTTTACAAGTACTTGGAAAAATCTTTACGTTATCTAAATTCACATATACAATTGCCTCAAGATACCAAGATAAAGATCATAGCATTCGGTcatatcattttaaatcgtcATCCAATAAATGTTTACACATTAAATATTAATGTGATGATGATGTAACTAATAGGTAGTGAACTACCTGTTTCATTTTCCCTGGATTGAGATTTAAAACCTTATCTTACAAATTTTTTGCAAGATATAAGTTAGCTTAATGGTAAACATCTTGTCTACTGTAACAGAGTTTTTAGATCAAATTTCATCTTTATCGTTTACCtttgctaaaaaagaaaaaaaaaaaagaagaagaagcaagaagCCTTACAGTTGACATGTGTATTGTCAGTCTTAATATTCTGCCTCATGATTAATCGACATTGGGAAAGAAAATGGTACCCACCATGCGAAGTTCATCTCAACTCACATAAAGGATACAATTAAAAATAGATGTGGCTGCTGTTGCATCAAGTATGATGGGATAGAAATTATACCATGAAGTTGACATAGGGCCCCAAAAAACGACAAGCTCAGCATCACAAATTTGGCTGGTATTTGTCCACATGCCTCCCTCCTTTTGCAGCAAACGTCAATTCCCAATGTCAAGAACCTAGTGTTCCCGATAACTTATTCTACGCTTCAGCACAAGTCAGGAAGCGTGCACTGCACCACCAACAATAACAACAGTGATATTATACGTACAAATACGTCACCAATGTTGGATGAAAAACAACCTTTGGCATAGAAGAGGTCAGAGACTAGAGTCTACTGCAAAAAGCGAAGATAAAATGGCTCTTATGGTCATTGTGAATCACTATCAAATGTTATTATGTCAATCTTTAATTCAATACACCCACTGAAGCCATACTACAACATGGCTTCATTTGTGACCAAAATAATATGTGCAACACGTGCAAGAAGAGGGCAATAAATTTTAGTCAGTAATAAGAGAACCAACAAGTCCCAACTGTTTTTTTACAAGCATATTAGGAAGAGAGTTAACATCACGTTATCTAATGGGAAGGAGATATTAACACCTCATACAATTAAAGTACTAAGGTTTTGACGGAGATATGTATCTGAAATATTTTGTGATAGTTGAAAACTCTTAGATTAGAACTCATAAATGCAAGGGAAAGTAACTATACTTTCAGATGACTGACAGAAAAATTaggaaatataataatattagtaTAAATTGCTTGAAAATGAAGATAAAGTATTATTAAAAATCAAGCTCCTTCAACAATCTCACACCAATGCACATAGTATCTGAAAGAGCATGTAGTCCAACTGAAAACCAAGCTTCTCAAACACTCTAGCACTAATGCATATAGTATATGAAAGAGCATGTAGTCCAGCAGCAACTAAGAGCATAAATTTACATCAAACAAGGCCAAGAAGGTGATTCATGCAATTAATGTCACACTTCAATATGCCCAGAAATTACATAATATAGATCTACCAGCGAAAAGAGCATGTACAACACAAAAATACTATTTCCAATCATAATAGAACGACTGAGGAAAATCAttagttgcacaataaagactTCCAACTGGTTATTTAGTCACACAAGTTTTTCCGTAAGGAGACTACATTAACACTTCTTCCTTAGCTTTCTCAACTTGATAAAGTCCAGatggcaataaaaaataaaagcaagCATCATATGATTAAATGACAAAAGCAATTGATCCTAATAATTTACATCAATAGCTTATTTAAAGGTACAAATTATAACTTGAACAACTTTTTTGGCTAAACAACTTGATTGTCTAATTAAAAACCTAGAAGGCATGCGAAGGTGATTCTCCATCCAAGGTATCTGTTTTCTCAAAGATTGATAGCTCTTTCAGAATCGCCATACAAACACAGAGCTCAAGATAGTATTGAAGGATCCAAACTACAGTGACTAAATTGTGGGCATCATCATAATCCTATTTCTCTTCGAACCCCCCACTTTCTACTCGGTACAAAGATATTACTCACATTTATAATGAGAAAAGAAAGAAGCTACTTTTTTCCGATGATGCTAACATTCGGACGCTCGTTTCAAGGATGCTGGAAGGCAGATCCATGTTGCCCGAAGACTCTCGAGATTCCTACTCTGAAAGACCAGACAACTATGGATTGACTACATATCTACCAACTGACGACCAAAGATCATTACTAACACCGACTCGACCATTAGTATCGACCAAGACTATAAAAGTCGATGAATGAATCTGTACCTTAACAGATTCACCGGCTGCGCCCCTGCGTCGAGCATGTCCGGCTTCGGTTCCGGATCTGTTGATTAATGGACAATGAATGCAAGCAGAAGGCGATTAATGTACCACTAGAAAGGAGATTAAAAGAGATAATTGGACTGGATTTGCGTCGATTTCACAATAATTTCTTACCTTTATCTCCTTGACGATCTCTGTCGCTCCAGATGGCCGCAGCGGAAGCGTCGTCTGCCGTCGCTTTGAAGCCCGGCTCTTTGGTTCTGTGCGTTTATATACGAAGCCCCACAGCAAAGGAAAGTCCCCAAAACACCCCTATTTGTTACGTAATTATTATCTATTGGTCAAGACATTATTTGCGAAAAAGCCCCCGTGGTTTTATACGTTTTAAGCTGTACATCAGGCAACGGTGTTGGTGATACAAATTTTGCGAAATAAACCCTATAATTAATATGCTTTAACCACCATAATTTTTAATGGTGTACACTTCTTTCGTTCATATCTTCTTTGCACCATGTTTATAGAAATATATTAATGATTCACCAATTACATTGAGATAATTGTCACCCACGATTAAGAGAGTCATGGTCTATAAATTGGGTTCGAGTCTATTAGTATTTGCTAGTAATAgtataataaagataaataattcagattaattaatatattattacataaatAATGAATCTCAATTCatatgtcatttaatataataaaaatatatttttaaaaatataattaatataaactaATACGAAATTTAACTTAGATccactataacataatataaaagaatatataatCAATTATTTTTAGTGAATGTACGATCATAGTATTAAATGTTATTGAAACAACTGGAGATACGAGGGTACAAAAGTTACTGCATTGAACCTTAACCAGCAGATATCAGACGATGGCGTTGGGTACAATATGTTTGAATAGCTTGTAAGACCGACCTGAATAAATTCCAAACTAGCGACAATGAGTGTAATGTCGTGCGAGATTGTATGGGGCAAATAATTCCACGGCCCAATAATGTTGAGCTCGGGAATGTGAATAATGGCTGGCTCGAATTCAAAATCCTAAAGGACGGGCCGATGATCAAATGGTTGCACCCATCTCAAAGCGTGATGGACATAGTAGACCTCTTTCCGGCTCCATTTCCTTTCCGGGTAGCAGCGCTCCCCCTTCTTCGTCAAGCGGTTTATAAccattccctctctctctctctgattcgacgatcaaagaagaagaagaagaagctgccgGTTGGGGGTCACGCGGACGCCACCTCCCTCCCAAGAACCGATTTCCGTGTTTCGCCGCCCCAACGTCTCAGATCtttggtcctctctctctctctctcccgcgaTCTGGGGTTTGAATTCGAGTTCAAGATCCGGGTCCGCGTCCCGCTCGGGGTTTCTTCTGGATCCCGCAGCGGAATCTGCGAGCCCCGCGGTCGAGGGTCGGTTCTTGATCAATCGCCGTCGGCATCCGGATCTCTCTTGCGATGGAGGCCATGGAGGACCTGAGCCAGCTAGCCGAGTCCATGATGCAGGCCGCCGCGCTCCTCGCGGACGAGGACGTCGACGAGGGATCGGCCAAACGGCGGACTTCCACCTTTCTTAACGTCGTTGCTCTTGGCAATGTCGTAAGTCCTCTTTAACCCTAAGCCTCTCTGTTACATGATTGGTTGAATGTCCCGAGAACGTGGATGATGGTTTTCTTGATTTGACAGATCTGTGGAAGTTATTTTTTCAAGATTCATGTGGTTTGTGTTTATGCCTCGTTTCTTTACCTGTTCCTTTTGTCTATCCGGGAAACGTGATTTCAGGGTGCTGGTAAATCGGCGGTGTTGAACAGTTTGATCGGACATCCCGTCCTGGTACGGTGAATTTGTTGGAAGTTGGAACGACCTTTCTCCTTTGGCTTATGTTTCATCTTTTATCCGCATCTTCTTCTCGATTTAATGAGCTTTTAATTGCTTGCTGCAGCCGACTGGAGAGAATGGTGCTACTCGGGCTCCTATCAGCATTGATCTGCAAAGAGATGGCTCTCTGAGCAATAAATTGATCATTTTGCAAGTCGACAATAAATCCCAACAGGTTTCTGCGAGTAAGAACTTCTAGAATGAAATTAGGGTCAAGTATAACCTATTTTGCTTGATGCTGGGTGCTAATTAGTCTTTCAAcactttttttttgtgtttgttcAAGGTGCTCTCAGGCACTCTCTTCAGGACAGGCTAAGCAAGGGCACAGGAAAGAGCCATGCAGATGAGATCTATATGAAACTTCGGACCAGTACAGGTTTAACAATATCTTTaactttttctattatttttttcatcataACAATATCTATAACTTTTCTACTTTCGTAGGGTTGCCGAAGCATTGTTGCTTTTTGCCATTCTATCCTACTTATACTTCAAAATATTGATTTCTTGGGACCTAAATACTTTGTACACCACTTCATGCTACCAAATTGTTTATGTATCTTACGTTGATCATGTGATAGTTGAACCATGTATATTCATTACGTGATACCTTATTTTCCACTTCCACTGAAAATCACGAAAGTGGGCGGACTTTCAGTTTATATATAATTTAGCTATTCTAGTCTTGCTCTATattgatgatcatttgcaagaagtTGATGGTCTGTTTATTTCTTCTTCAGTTAATGCATATGTTTCAGCCTTTCAAGATGCTGGAAGCAGCCAATCATGCACTCACATAGTAGTACAACTCCCACTATTTATTGTGTTGTTTGCATATGGTGTAATTTATCCTATGCTAGATTTTCCTGTTATTAACATACAATAATGTAATTTGCAATATATCTCGAACATGCATAATCAACATTGCAGCATTGTACTTTTCTTTTGCTTCAAATGGACTCTTTTTCATGTAATTGGCAGGATTTTGACACATTAGTTGGACATATATGATATTGACTTTTCATACTTCAAGGAACTAATGACAGAAGTTTTTTGACAGAATTTAATTGGCGCAATGTTCCATGAAATTATGATTATTGATGAAAAAGGGGTTCCTGCTAAATATGGTTTACCTTAAACTGCCCTATGATCATTTTCACTACTTTGTCAATGAAACAGTTTTCATAGAAAAAATATACTGTGTCAAATACTGGGACAATTTCTAATTACTATGCTAGCATAATCCAGGTTGTGTTTCTTGTATGACTAAGATTACGTAGCAAACTTTCAGTTGTTGACGTTGCTTCTCTGGGGAATTTCTGTTGTGTTTAATTTCTTGTGAAATGATTGTTGTCCTTGGTATACACTGACCCCTGTAGGTGGTTCTGCAATGAGCATAAGTTATACTCACAGCTGACATGTTTTTTGTTATACCAGCTCCTTCTTTGAAGCTGATTGATCTACCAGGATTAGACCAAAGGTCCATGGATGATTCTAGGGTAAGTTGCTATTTACAATTATATGATTTCAGTGATACACATTCTTTGGCAATGGTTATTTTTCCTTTAATGCTTTGGGGAGATGGGGGTGGTGATGCATCTTGTTTCAGGTCAGTGACTATGGGGCACATAATGATGCTATATTGCTAGTAATAGTGCCAGCTGCTCAGGCACCAGATATTTCTTCTTCTCGAGCTCTTAGACTGGCTAAGGAATTTGATGCAGAAGGTTTGTATTGCTTACTCAattgctttattttattttttatgacatcAAAATAGAGCATGAACTTGTACGCAAAGTGCAATAATAGGATTTTTATTATGTTAGTCTCCTTCCTGTTATAGAACTTTGACCAACGTCTCATGTGCTTCTGTTTCTTGTAGGGACTAGAACAATTGGTGTTATTAGCAAGATTGATCAAGCTGCTGGAGACCAGAAAAGTCTTGCAGCAGTTCAAGCTCTTCTTCTGAATCAGGGGCCACGGAGTGCTGGTGATATTCCATGGATTGCTCTGATTGGGCAATCTGTTTCTATTGCCTCGGCACAATCTGGATCAGTTGGATCTGAAAGTTCACTTGAAACTGCTTGGAGAGCTGAGACTGAAAGTCTAAAAACGATACTTACTGGAGCTCCACATAATAAGCTTGGCAGAGTAGCATTAGTTGATGCCCTTGCCAAGCAAATACGTAAAAGAATGAAGCTCAGGTTGCCAAATCTTCTCTCAGGGTAATTCTCTATGTGATATACTGTTACATGCTTTTAGTTACAAAACTGTTATTATATACGCAAGTACAGATGTCTTTTTTGGTTagcaacttttttttttgggtatacCATGGAAGTTGGGAACTAATGTAAAAGTTTCATgtcattttttctttcttataatCTCTATTAAGCATGTTTTTCACTTGTATGTGGTTTGTTCATTGAAAACAGCAGCCGGTTAGATAGTCAAATATATTCTATAATTAATTCTTTGAGACCTCTCAACCAAACTTCTTTGTTGAAATTAATGTGAAATGAGTATCAATGTTATTTTTTTATGGTGGTGCTAATATTCCCATGAATGCATATCGCTACATGGCCAGAGCATCCTAGGAACTGTAATCGGTAGTTTTTTGATGCAAGAGATATGAACTGATGCAGATATTAAGCGACTGAAATTTTTATAAGCAGATGAAAAAAAGGTATATTGTTCACCACATATCTTATTTGTGAGGCATTGGCTTCTTTTAGAGGATATTGCAACTGCTACATCCCCTTGTGGATTgactaagaaaataaaaaaccatCTCCTTAAATGGCATATTCTCAATTTGTATTTGTCAAGCTAAGCTTTGAGATATGTCTTTCTTGTTTGTCTTTTCAATAATTGCATGTGAGCAGTTCTGTATTAATGAGAGATTGTGCAGATTTATTATTCTTGTCAAAATATGTATTTGCTGGATTTTTCTTGCTGAGGTCAATAGGGTTGCTGTTGATGTTCTTAACTGATTAATCTACTTAATCCTTGCAGATTACAAGGTAAGTCCCAGATTGTTCAGGATGAGTTGTTTAGGCTTGGTGAACAAATGGTGCAGAGTGCAGAAGGTACCAGGGCTATTGCCTTGGAGCTTTGTCGAGAATTTGAGGATAAGTTTCTGCAGCACATTGCCACTGGCGAGGTCAGTGGTTGGCATTTTTGTTTGTAGTTTGGGTTTTATCATTCTTTGTTCAGACAGCTGTAGTTCTGCTTCTAATAGTATTTGTTTTCATCTCAAGGAACTATTTTTCTGACATGTAAATTTTCATTGTCATTTATTATGTACTGGAATTTTCTTGGTGGTGCATGGTCACTGGTCTATGTCCAGGTTCTTGTACGATCTCTATATCAATTCAAATTGGTTCTTTGCTCCTTCATCTAAATTGGTGCCACCTGATCTTCATATGGACCAGTATATTTGAAGAATGAAATTGCTGAGTGCCATCTCATGATGTCAGAACCCAATGTGCCTTGTCAATGCCTAGGCTAAATGAAATGCCTTTATGTCTCTTCTTGCCTGATGACATAGAAGTAAGGATtaaaatttcgtaccataccagaGTTTCGagatttgctcggtatggtacaatactgtataccgagtggtacatttcggtataccgctcggtatatgtatatatatgtatatatatgtatgtatatatatgtatgtatatatatgtatgtatatatatatatgtatatatatatatattaatatatatatatatatatatataccattttctgcgacgtcgcctctcttctccccacgtggggcgacgtcgcctttatatatatatatatatatatatatatatatatatatatatatatatatatatatatatatgccatgcACATGTATGTAGCCTCATTTCTATGTTTATTGACTCTCCTGACACATACATGAACATTAAGGAACACTCAAGTCTCGACACCTACGATAGCTCTAGCTTTTTTAATGTTGCATAACTTTCAACTGTAGTTAATGTTTGCTCTGTTGCTTTCATTGTCTGACGTCTTTGAGGACTTAATATCAGCTGAAGTTTGTAGAGTTGCAAGGACCTAGACCTGGTTACATGATTATGAAAACAAAAAAGGGGCTGCCTATTCCATGAGGCTCCTACTAATCTGTGGTCTACTCTTGTAATCAGATGCTGTTTTTGACTTTTTGTAAATTCAACTTTGGACATCCAGGTCACGAAGGAGGGAGAGCAGGAGTGCCTTCATACAAATAGTCATGATCCAAGCTGGCACAATAACCCACTTACTTTATGAAGTGGGCCTTGACTACATAGTAATTAAGTCACAATAACCTCAACTTTGGTCATCCAGGTCACTGAGGGAGAGCAGGAGTGCCTTCATACAAATAGTCATGATCCAATCTGGCACAACAACCCAATTACTTTATGAAGTGGGCCTTGACTACATAGCATTTAAGTCACAACTGATAGGTTACACAATCTGCAAAATATTGTCTGTTTCTTACAGCATGTTATGTACCTGAGCTTGCCTTTCAGATGGGATAAAGGAAAACAAAAGAAGCTGCACAAACCCATTTTTGTTGTTTAAATGCATTTGATTCAACCTACTAGCAATTAGCATCTTTTTGTGTTTGATAGGTTATTCCTTTCTTATATTTTTGATGGTTTATCTAAGATAAATCTGCTTCAAATGCTTTCGTTTCCTTCTCACAATAACCCAATTACTTTATGAAGTGGGCCTTGACTCCATAGTCTTTAAGTCACAACTGATAGGTTACACAACCTGCAAAATATTATCTATTTCTTACAGCATGTTATGTACCTGAGCTTGCCTTTCAGATGGGATAAAGAAAAACTGCACAAACCTATTTTTGTTGTTTAAATGCATTAGATTCAACCTACTAGAAATTACCATCTTTTTGTGTTTGGTAAgttacttcattcttatatttttgatggtttatactttatagtacgATAAATCTGCTTCAAATGCTTTCATTTTCTTCTCATTCTGAAGAGGTTTTTGATACTActccaaaaaaatgaaaaaaatatgcaATTTATACTTTATAAAGTCATTGAGTAATATCATCTATTTGTTACATAGCAAGTTGTGCATTTCATTTACAGGGTGCAGGTTGGAAAGTTGTTGCAACATTTGAAGGAACTTTTCCTAACAGAATAAAGCAGCTTCCATTGGACAGACATTTTGATATCAACAATGTCAAAAGGGTAAGTTATACCTTTATGTTACATTTGATAAGATTTTGCTGCATTTATACATGTTTAAATGTGCTGCATGATCTTATTGTGCCTTACAGATTGTGTTGGAGGCTGATGGTTATCAGCCATATTTGATATCTCCAGAGAAAGGTTTGAGATCTTTAATAAAAGGAGTATTGGAACTTGCAAAAGAACCATCACGACTTTGCGTGGATGAGGTAAGCAAGCCACACTATTTGGATAGCTTTTGTAGTTGGATTGGCATTGATTTTAACATGTCAAATCTCCTCATGCTATGACCAGTTTTTCTTGCCTCTTTTTTCTATAGAATTTTATGCAAGTTTATTTGGATTCTAAATTTTAATAAACAGTAACTCGTGCATGCACATAAGTTTTGTTTTTCATCATATGCTTTTACCTTGATTAAAGTTCTTCTGATCACAAGCTACAGCTTTGACCTACTCTAGTTACTCTAGGTCGTCATAAGTTTGGAAGCTTGAAGAGTTAACCTATTTAAGACTTAAGGCTCCTATTTATTTTCATGTTCTTTCAAGTTTATTTGTGGATTTATCTGGGTTGTATTTCTTTAAAGGTTGCCAACTATGTAATAATTTATTGTCAGATTTATCAGGGACTACCTTCAAATTTTTTAACATGGAGAGAATGTGTGATTTGTAATAGAGCAGTCCTTTCATTGACATTGATCTATGTTTGACATGCACTCATGTAGTTGTCATGATAGGTAACTATAGTCTATATTTCATTGTAACAAATTGTAGCAATTTACTGTGTTATGTTGTTTTGAAATGGTTATCAAATAGGTGCATCGTGTTCTGTTAGATATAGTTTCTACTTCAGCGAATGCTACGCCAGGACTTGGCCGATATCCTCCATTTAAGAGAGAGGTAAAATTGGTATTTGTGTTATTTTATTTGTTAATTTGTTCATGAAAATGATTACCATTAACTTTTTATTGTTTGTTTTTCTTTCCTTGGAAAAGGTGGTTGGAATTGCATCTACTGCATTAGAGAACTTtagaaatgaagccaaaaagatgGTTGTTGCATTAGTTGACATGGAGCGCGCTTTTGTTCCCCCTCAACATTTCATCCGTCTTGTCCAGCGGAGGTTTGTCTGTTTCTTATGTTGTATTCGTTTCTGATATTTGGtgaaaacaaagaacaaaataGTAGAACATCTTCACTTGGATGCAACAGTTTTGCATCTCAAGTTCACTATTTAGCTCATTTTTTAACTTGAATTGCTTAAATTTTGGCTTATAGCTTTGCTGTTAGCATATGCTTAATTTGGCATGTGCTATCTTTTATTGAGATGATTTTTGTGTGAGAGAGGTTGGCTTTTTTGGGGGGGGTTTGGGGAGGGGGGGTTTTTGGGGTTG encodes:
- the LOC135629497 gene encoding dynamin-2B-like; amino-acid sequence: MEAMEDLSQLAESMMQAAALLADEDVDEGSAKRRTSTFLNVVALGNVGAGKSAVLNSLIGHPVLPTGENGATRAPISIDLQRDGSLSNKLIILQVDNKSQQVSASALRHSLQDRLSKGTGKSHADEIYMKLRTSTAPSLKLIDLPGLDQRSMDDSRVSDYGAHNDAILLVIVPAAQAPDISSSRALRLAKEFDAEGTRTIGVISKIDQAAGDQKSLAAVQALLLNQGPRSAGDIPWIALIGQSVSIASAQSGSVGSESSLETAWRAETESLKTILTGAPHNKLGRVALVDALAKQIRKRMKLRLPNLLSGLQGKSQIVQDELFRLGEQMVQSAEGTRAIALELCREFEDKFLQHIATGEGAGWKVVATFEGTFPNRIKQLPLDRHFDINNVKRIVLEADGYQPYLISPEKGLRSLIKGVLELAKEPSRLCVDEVHRVLLDIVSTSANATPGLGRYPPFKREVVGIASTALENFRNEAKKMVVALVDMERAFVPPQHFIRLVQRRMDRQRREEELKNRSSKKANEAEQAILNRASSPQPGDQVGSLKSMKEKSNQPEKETKEGSALQVAGPSGEITAGFLLKKSAKTNGWSRRWFVLNEKSGKLGYTKKQEERHFRGVITLEECNLEEVSDEDDPPKSSKDSKKAKGPEKGPSLIFKLTSKVAYKTVLKAHSAVVLKAENMADKVEWMNKIRNITGPSKGVPDSVATPTIRQSRSDGSLDTMARRPADPEEELRWMSQEVRGYVEAVLNSLAANVPKAVVLCQVEKAKEDMLNQLYSSVSAQSTARIEELLQEDQNVKRRRERIQRQSSILSKLTRQLSIHDNQAAAASWSDGSSVTESSPRANVSSGDDWRSAFDAAANGSVNGAYTKPSRSSSSGRRHSNPTQNVDEGSGANSGSRRTPNRLPPAPPQGSSSTYRY